The following proteins come from a genomic window of Triticum aestivum cultivar Chinese Spring chromosome 6A, IWGSC CS RefSeq v2.1, whole genome shotgun sequence:
- the LOC123127495 gene encoding calmodulin-binding protein 60 B isoform X2: protein MQRSGRGLQRSGSKRVLDPTNGTGGGGDDDHAAKRPRVPALASVIVEALKVDSLQKLCSSLEPILRRVVSEEVERALAKLGPARIEGRSSPKRIEGPDGTNLQLQFRSRLSLPLFTGGKVEGEQGAAIHVVLLDTNTGCVVTSGPESCAKLDVLVLEGDFNKEEDEGWTEEEFEGHIVKEREGKRPLLTGDLQVTLKEGVGTIGELIFTDNSSWIRSRKFRLGLRVASGFSEGIRVREAKTEAFTVKDHRGELYKKHYPPALKDDVWRLEKVGKDGAFHKKLNGSGIYTVEDFLRLLVRDQQRLRSILGSGMSNKMWESLVEHAKTCVLGGKHYIYYVNDSRNVGAIFNNIYEFTGLIADDQFISAENLTDNQKVYADTLVKKAYEDWMHAVEYDGKALLGFKQKKKSVTTRSDTASASTSNPALYGFVKAQKQLLPGKAGQTSTGTPSEAGVRSTYNGNLAARNTSPQNNAANITMQYERSALSPESQFSGPSLQTQTSGGSNILALEPAQQQQQGFEFSAVGQSMQPADLNPFDQWSQPQENRAVDDYLMEEIRLRSHEILENDEMQQMLRILNMGGASTNMNDDGFTFPPYMQSPSPNLNFEDDRTRPPGKAVVGWLKIKAAMRWGIFVRKKAAERRAQLVELDDD, encoded by the exons ATGCAGCGGTCTGGGCGGGGCCTGCAGCGGTCGGGCTCGAAGCGTGTGCTCGACCCCACCAACGgcactggcggcggcggcgacgacgaccatGCGGCCAAACGGCCCCGCGTGCCCGCCCTTGCAAG TGTCATTGTGGAAGCACTAAAAGTCGACAGTCTGCAGAAGCTTTGTTCATCGCTGGAGCCTATTCTTCGAAGAGTT GTAAGCGAAGAGGTAGAGCGTGCTTTGGCCAAGTTGGGTCCTGCTAGAATTGAAGGAAG GTCCTCTCCCAAAAGAATAGAAGGCCCTGATGGGACAAATCTTCAGCTTCAATTTAGAAGCAGGTTGTCTCTCCCACTCTTTACTGGTGGAAAAGTAGAAGGCGAGCAGGGGGCAGCTATACATGTTGTGCTGCTGGATACCAACACTGGTTGTGTTGTCACTTCGGGACCTGAATCATGTGCAAAGCTGGATGTTCTTGTGCTTGAGGGTGACTTCAATAAAGAGGAAGATGAGGGTTGGACAGAAGAGGAGTTTGAAGGCCATATTGTCAAGGAGCGCGAAGGGAAAAGACCTCTCTTGACTGGTGACCTTCAGGTGACTCTTAAAGAAGGTGTTGGAACCATAGGGGAGCTTATCTTCACTGACAACTCCAGCTGGATAAGAAGCAGGAAATTCAGACTTGGGCTCAGGGTTGCCTCTGGTTTTTCTGAAGGTATTCGTGTTAGGGAGGCGAAGACAGAAGCTTTTACTGTTAAAGATCATAGAGGGGAAT TGTACAAAAAACACTACCCTCCTGCTTTGAAGGATGATGTTTGGAGATTAGAAAAGGTTGGCAAGGATGGTGCATTCCACAAGAAGTTAAATGGAAGCGGAATCTATACAGTTGAAGATTTTCTTCGGCTTCTTGTTAGGGATCAACAGAGGTTGCGTAGT ATTCTTGGCAGTGGCATGTCAAATAAGATGTGGGAAAGCCTTGTTGAGCATGCAAAGACTTGTGTTTTAGGTGGAAAGCATTATATATATTATGTGAATGATTCAAGAAATGTCGGTGCAATATTCAATAACATATATGAGTTCACTGGCTTGATTGCTGATGATCAGTTCATTTCAGCTGAAAATCTCACGGACAACCAGAAG GTCTATGCTGACACGTTGGTAAAGAAAGCATATGAGGATTGGATGCATGCTGTAGAATATGATGGTAAGGCACTTCTTGGCTTCAAGCAGAAAAAGAAATCTGTCACGACCAGAAGTGATACCGCATCAGCTTCAACAAGTAACCCTGCTTTGTATGGTTTTGTCAAAGCACAAAAACAGTTACTGCCAGGAAAAGCTGGCCAAACATCAACAGGCACTCCAAGTGAAG CTGGAGTAAGAAGCACATATAATGGAAATCTGGCAGCAAGAAACACTAGTCCTCAGAATAACGCTGCAAACATTACCATGCAATATGAGAGGAGTGCACTGTCACCTGAAAGCCAGTTCAGTGGGCCCTCCCTTCAGACTCAAACTTCTGGAGGCTCCAATATTTTGGCATTGGAACCTGCACAGCAGCAGCAACAGGGTTTTGAATTCTCAGCAGTTGGTCAGTCCATGCAACCTGCAGACCTGAACCCTTTCGATCAATGGTCACAGCCGCAAGAGAACCGTGCGGTTGATGACTACTTGATGGAGGAGATCAGGTTGAGGAGCCATGAGATACTCGAGAATGACGAAATGCAACAGATGCTGCGAATTTTGAACATGGGTGGAGCATCTACCAACATGAATGATGATGGCTTCACTTTTCCGCCCTACATGCAGTCACCTTCCCCGAACTTGAACTTTGAGGATGACCGCACTCGTCCACCTGGGAAAGCCGTTGTGGGTTGGCTTAAAATCAAGGCAGCTATGAGGTGGGGCATCTTCGTCAGGAAGAAAGCGGCCGAGCGAAGAGCTCAGCTCgttgagctagatgatgactaG
- the LOC123127495 gene encoding calmodulin-binding protein 60 B isoform X1, with product MQRSGRGLQRSGSKRVLDPTNGTGGGGDDDHAAKRPRVPALASVIVEALKVDSLQKLCSSLEPILRRVVSEEVERALAKLGPARIEGRSSPKRIEGPDGTNLQLQFRSRLSLPLFTGGKVEGEQGAAIHVVLLDTNTGCVVTSGPESCAKLDVLVLEGDFNKEEDEGWTEEEFEGHIVKEREGKRPLLTGDLQVTLKEGVGTIGELIFTDNSSWIRSRKFRLGLRVASGFSEGIRVREAKTEAFTVKDHRGELYKKHYPPALKDDVWRLEKVGKDGAFHKKLNGSGIYTVEDFLRLLVRDQQRLRSILGSGMSNKMWESLVEHAKTCVLGGKHYIYYVNDSRNVGAIFNNIYEFTGLIADDQFISAENLTDNQKVYADTLVKKAYEDWMHAVEYDGKALLGFKQKKKSVTTRSDTASASTSNPALYGFVKAQKQLLPGKAGQTSTGTPSEAAGVRSTYNGNLAARNTSPQNNAANITMQYERSALSPESQFSGPSLQTQTSGGSNILALEPAQQQQQGFEFSAVGQSMQPADLNPFDQWSQPQENRAVDDYLMEEIRLRSHEILENDEMQQMLRILNMGGASTNMNDDGFTFPPYMQSPSPNLNFEDDRTRPPGKAVVGWLKIKAAMRWGIFVRKKAAERRAQLVELDDD from the exons ATGCAGCGGTCTGGGCGGGGCCTGCAGCGGTCGGGCTCGAAGCGTGTGCTCGACCCCACCAACGgcactggcggcggcggcgacgacgaccatGCGGCCAAACGGCCCCGCGTGCCCGCCCTTGCAAG TGTCATTGTGGAAGCACTAAAAGTCGACAGTCTGCAGAAGCTTTGTTCATCGCTGGAGCCTATTCTTCGAAGAGTT GTAAGCGAAGAGGTAGAGCGTGCTTTGGCCAAGTTGGGTCCTGCTAGAATTGAAGGAAG GTCCTCTCCCAAAAGAATAGAAGGCCCTGATGGGACAAATCTTCAGCTTCAATTTAGAAGCAGGTTGTCTCTCCCACTCTTTACTGGTGGAAAAGTAGAAGGCGAGCAGGGGGCAGCTATACATGTTGTGCTGCTGGATACCAACACTGGTTGTGTTGTCACTTCGGGACCTGAATCATGTGCAAAGCTGGATGTTCTTGTGCTTGAGGGTGACTTCAATAAAGAGGAAGATGAGGGTTGGACAGAAGAGGAGTTTGAAGGCCATATTGTCAAGGAGCGCGAAGGGAAAAGACCTCTCTTGACTGGTGACCTTCAGGTGACTCTTAAAGAAGGTGTTGGAACCATAGGGGAGCTTATCTTCACTGACAACTCCAGCTGGATAAGAAGCAGGAAATTCAGACTTGGGCTCAGGGTTGCCTCTGGTTTTTCTGAAGGTATTCGTGTTAGGGAGGCGAAGACAGAAGCTTTTACTGTTAAAGATCATAGAGGGGAAT TGTACAAAAAACACTACCCTCCTGCTTTGAAGGATGATGTTTGGAGATTAGAAAAGGTTGGCAAGGATGGTGCATTCCACAAGAAGTTAAATGGAAGCGGAATCTATACAGTTGAAGATTTTCTTCGGCTTCTTGTTAGGGATCAACAGAGGTTGCGTAGT ATTCTTGGCAGTGGCATGTCAAATAAGATGTGGGAAAGCCTTGTTGAGCATGCAAAGACTTGTGTTTTAGGTGGAAAGCATTATATATATTATGTGAATGATTCAAGAAATGTCGGTGCAATATTCAATAACATATATGAGTTCACTGGCTTGATTGCTGATGATCAGTTCATTTCAGCTGAAAATCTCACGGACAACCAGAAG GTCTATGCTGACACGTTGGTAAAGAAAGCATATGAGGATTGGATGCATGCTGTAGAATATGATGGTAAGGCACTTCTTGGCTTCAAGCAGAAAAAGAAATCTGTCACGACCAGAAGTGATACCGCATCAGCTTCAACAAGTAACCCTGCTTTGTATGGTTTTGTCAAAGCACAAAAACAGTTACTGCCAGGAAAAGCTGGCCAAACATCAACAGGCACTCCAAGTGAAG CAGCTGGAGTAAGAAGCACATATAATGGAAATCTGGCAGCAAGAAACACTAGTCCTCAGAATAACGCTGCAAACATTACCATGCAATATGAGAGGAGTGCACTGTCACCTGAAAGCCAGTTCAGTGGGCCCTCCCTTCAGACTCAAACTTCTGGAGGCTCCAATATTTTGGCATTGGAACCTGCACAGCAGCAGCAACAGGGTTTTGAATTCTCAGCAGTTGGTCAGTCCATGCAACCTGCAGACCTGAACCCTTTCGATCAATGGTCACAGCCGCAAGAGAACCGTGCGGTTGATGACTACTTGATGGAGGAGATCAGGTTGAGGAGCCATGAGATACTCGAGAATGACGAAATGCAACAGATGCTGCGAATTTTGAACATGGGTGGAGCATCTACCAACATGAATGATGATGGCTTCACTTTTCCGCCCTACATGCAGTCACCTTCCCCGAACTTGAACTTTGAGGATGACCGCACTCGTCCACCTGGGAAAGCCGTTGTGGGTTGGCTTAAAATCAAGGCAGCTATGAGGTGGGGCATCTTCGTCAGGAAGAAAGCGGCCGAGCGAAGAGCTCAGCTCgttgagctagatgatgactaG